TCCACATGCGCCTTCGAGTGTGCGGAAAGCATTCAAGGTCTCCGGTTCGATCTTCTTTTAGTTGTGCGGCTATTAAGCGCCGTTCGTGGAGGGTCGACAAGCCTCGGTTCACTCACGGCGAAGATGAGACGCAACGTCTCAAAGTCTCACCACAAACCCGTGCGGGCTGACATGTGACGTCTCAATCGAGCGTGATCCCAATCCCTGAAAGTGCGATCAAGACCGCTCTGGAACAGGCCTTCTGGCGATTCTTTGCCGATCTGGCACCGCCCTTGCTCTAGCCCCTGCAACCAGTACGACTGGCAACCCGATAATAACAAGAGGTGCCCTATGTCCTCCTGCCGAGGCCTTTACCCTGCTTTATCTGTGGTGGCGACATGAGTCGCGTGCCCCTGACCGTCGGCATCATTGCCAATCCGGCGTCCGGCCGGGACGTACGGCGCCTGACGGCGAATGCCGGGCTGTTTTCCAGCACCGACAAAGTCTCGGTGATCCAGCGGCTGCTGGCGGCTTTTGGCGCCACCGGTGTCGAACGGGTGCTGATGCCCACCGACATGACTGGCATCGCCGCTGCGGTGTTGAAGAACAGTCACGGCCGCCAGGCGCGTGACAGCCACTGGCCAACCCTGGAGTTCCTCGACCTTACCTTGCGCCAAAGCGTGGCGGACACTCGCCAAGCCGCGCGCTGGATGGTTGAACGCGGTGTGTCGCTGATCGCCGTACTCGGCGGTGACGGCACCCACAAAGCGGTGGCCGCCGAAGTCGGCGACATTCCACTGCTGACCCTGTCAACGGGAACCAATAATGCCTTCCCGGAACTGCGTGAAGCCACCAGTGCCGGGTTGGCCGGCGGGCTATTCGCCAGCGGGCGGATTCCCCCCGAAATCGCTTTGCGCCGCAATAAACGCCTGCTGGTGCAGATTGCGAACCGCGACCTGTGTGAAGTGGCATTGGTGGACGTGGCGGTGTCCTCGCTGCCCTTTATCGGCGCTCGTGCAATCAGCCGTGGGATCGATCTGGCGGAAGTTTTTGTAACCTTCGCCGAACCTCAATCCATTGGCATCTCGGCGCTCTGTGGCTTGTGGTTTCCGGTATCGCGCCAAGCCCCCAATGGCGCCTGGATGCGCCTTGATCCGCAATCTTGCGAAGCTTTGCTGGTGCCACTGGCGCCCGGCCTGTTGCAAGGCTGCGGGGTGCTTGCCGCCGCCAGCCTTGAACCCGGCGTTGCCCATGGCCTGTGCCTGGCCAGCGGCACCCTGGCTCTGGATGGCGAGCGGGAAATCGAATTCAACGCCCATGACTTACCTACCGTTACCCTCGATGCCGGCGGTCCGCTGAGCATCGATGTCAATGCGGCGCTGGCCTATGCAGCGCAACAGCGGCTGCTGGCCATCGGCCGTGAACATCCGCAACACCCTCTGAACCTTGAGTCTCAAGACACCCTGGAGAATAAAAATGTCGACACAGCTGACCGCTGATCAATTGCTGCATGCCTATCGGGTGATGCGCACCATCCGCGTCTTTGAAGAGCGCTTGCACGTGGAGTTCGCCACCGGCGAGATTCCCGGTTTCGTCCATCTTTATGCCGGTGAAGAGGCCTCGGCCGCCGGTGTCATGGCTCACTTGGGGGACGACGATTGCATCGCCTCCAACCACCGAGGTCACGGTCATTGCATCGCCAAGGGCGTTGATGTGTACGGGATGATGGCCGAGATCTACGGCAAGAAAACCGGAGTCTGCCAGGGTAAGGGCGGCTCCATGCACATCGCCGATTTCGAGAAGGGCATGCTCGGAGCCAACGGTATCGTCGGAGCCGGCGCACCGTTGGTTGTAGGCGCAGCACTGGCCGCCAGGCTCAAAGGTACGGACAGCGTCGCAGTGGTGTTCTTCGGCGACGGCGGTTCCAACGAAGGTGCGGTATTCGAAGCGATGAACATGGCCTCGGTGTGGAACCTGCCGTGCCTGTTCATTGCCGAGAACAACGGTTATGCCGAGGCCACGGCCTCCAACTGGTCCGTGGCCTGCGATCACATCGCCGACCGCGCGGCCGGCTTCGGCATGCCTGGGGTCACCGTCGACGGCTTCGATTTCTTCGCCGTTCACGAAGCCGCCGGTGCCGCAGTGGAGCGGGCCCGCGCCGGTGAAGGTCCGTCGCTGATCGAGGTCAAGTTGACCCGCTACTACGGTCACTTCGAGGGCGACGCCCAGACCTATCGGGCACCGGACGAGGTCAAGTATTTCCGCGAGCACAACGACTGCCTGATGCAGTTTCGCGAACGCACCACGCGGACTGGTTTGATCGATGCCAGCCAGTTGGACCAGATCGATAGCGAAGTGGACCTGCTGATCGAAAATGCCGTGCGCAAGGCCAAGTCCGACCCCAAGCCGAGCGCGGCCGACCTGCTCACAGACGTCTACGTTTCCTATCCCTGAACGCCCCCTATAACAAGAATCGAGACCTTTATCATGGCGAGAAAAATCAGTTATCAGCAGGCAATCAACGAAGCCCTGGCCCAGGAAATGCGCCGCGACCCCAGCGTGTTCATCATGGGCGAAGACGTCGCCGGCGGTGCCGGTGCTCCCGGTGAAAACGACGCCTGGGGCGGGGTGTTGGGCGTGACCAAGGGCCTCTATCACCAATTTCCCGGGCGCGTATTGGACACGCCGCTGTCGGAACTGGGTTACGTCGGTGCCGCCGTAGGCGCGGCGACCTGCGGCGTGCGCCCGGTGTGTGAATTGATGTTTGTCGACTTTGCCGGTTGCTGCCTGGACCAGATCCTCAATCAGGCGGCCAAGTTTCGCTACATGTTCGGTGGCAAGGCCTCCACCCCGTTGGTGATTCGCACCATGGTCGGCGCGGGCCTGCGAGCAGCCGCCCAACACTCGCAAATGCTCACCTCGCTGTGGACCCATATCCCGGGGCTGAAAGTCGTCTGCCCGTCATCGCCTTATGACGCCAAGGGCCTGTTGATCCAGGCTATCCGCGACAACGACCCGGTGATTTTCTGTGAGCACAAACTGCTCTACAGCATGCAGGGCGAGGTACCGGAAGAGCTCTATACCATTCCTTTCGGTGAAGCCAACTTCCTGCGCGATGGCAAGGACGTGACCCTGGTCTCCTATGGACGCACGGTCAATACGGCGATGGACGCAGCCCGCAGCCTGGCAGGGCGAGGCGTTGACTGCGAGGTCATCGACCTGCGCACCACCAGCCCGCTGGACGAAGACAGCATTCTCGAAAGCGTGGAAAAAACCGGGCGCCTGGTGGTGATCGACGAAGCCAACCCGCGCTGTTCCATGGCCACCGACATCTCGGCCCTGGTGGCGCAAAAAGCGTTCGCCTCGCTCAAGGCGCCCATCGAGATGGTCACTGCGCCGCACACGCCGGTGCCATTCTCCGACGCCCTGGAAGACCTCTATATCCCTGACGCGGCGAAGATCGAAAATGCCGTGCTCAAATTGATCGAGTGGAGCAAGCGTTCATGAGCCAGATCCATACCCTGACCATGCCCAAGTGGGGCTTGTCCATGACCGAAGGCCGGGTCGATGTCTGGCTCAAGGAGGAGGGCCAGGCGATCGCCAAGGGCGATGAAGTGCTCGATGTAGAAACCGACAAAATTTCCAGCAGCGTCGAGGCGCCGTTTTCCGGTGTGCTGCGTCGGCAGATCGCGCGCCAGGATGAAACCCTTGCGGTCGGTGCGTTGCTCGGCATCGTGGTCGACGGCGAAGCCAGTGAGGCCGAAATCGATGCGGTGATCGAGCAGTTCCAGGCCGCGTTCGTGCCAGGTGACGGAGCCGAGGAGGACAGCGGGCCGAAGCCGCAGAAGGTCGAACTGGACGGGCGACTGATCCGTTACTTCGAGCGCGGCGGAGGCGGGGTGCCGTTGGTGTTGGTGCATGGGTTTGGCGGTGACCTGAACAATTGGATGTTCAATCATGAAGCATTGGCCGCCGGGCGCCGAGTGATTGCCCTGGATTTGCCGGGCCATGGCGAGTCGACCAAACAGCTGGCGCGCGGAGATCTGGATGAGCTGAGCGGGGTGCTGCTGGCACTGCTCGATCATCTGGAGGTTCCCGTGGCGCATCTGGTGGGGCATTCCATGGGCGGTGCGGTGGCGCTGAACACCGCGCGTCTGGCACCCCATCGGGTGCGGTCCATGAGCTTGATCGGCAGCGCCGGCCTGGGGGCGGAAATCAACGGCGAATACCTGCAAGGTTTTGTCGATGCGGCCAGCCGCAATGCCCTCAAACCACAGTTGGTGCAGCTGTTCTCCGACCCCGAACTGGTCAATCGGCAGATGCTCGAAGACATGCTCAAGTACAAGCGCCTGGAAGGGGTGGACGCGGCCCTGCGCCAGCTGGTTTCGGGATTGTTCAACGAAGGACGGCAACAGTTCGATCTGCGCGGCGTGGTGCAAGAAAACCGGCAGCCGACGTTGCTGATCTGGGGCAGTGACGACGCGATCATTCCTGCAGCCCACAGCGTTGGCCTGACAGCCCAAATCGAAATCCTGCCGGGCCAGGCGCACATGGTGCAAATGGAAGCGGCCGAGCAGGTCAATCAGCTGATTCTGGACTTTGTGCAACAACACTAATGCTCCCTTGGCGACCATTTGCGGGTCGCCAAGACCAACGACTTCAGGAGATTTCAACATGAGCCTTTCAATTAATCCGGCCCGCAGCATGCGTGCCGCTGTGTGGCATGGCCGTCACGATATCCGTGTCGAAGACGTTCCGTTGCCCGTGTCGCCACCCGCGGGCTGGGTCCAGATTCGCGTGCAATGGTGCGGTATTTGCGGTTCTGACCTGCATGAATACGTGGCCGGCCCAGTGTTCATCCCGGTGGATGCGCCGCATCCGCTGACCGGAATCAAAGGGCAGTGCATTCTCGGTCATGAGTTCTGTGGCGAAATCGTCGAAATCGGCGCCGGTGTTCAGGGGTTCAGTGTTGGCGAGCCGGTGGCAGCGGATGCCTGTCAGCACTGTGGTACGTGTTATTACTGCACCCATGGGTTGTACAACATTTGCGAAAACCTGGCCTTCACCGGGCTGATGAATAACGGTGCGTTCGCCGAGTTGGTCAACGTGCCGGCCAATCTGCTTTACAAGTTGCCGGCCAACTTTCCCGCCGAAGCCGGGGCGCTGATCGAACCGCTGGCAGTGGGCATGCACGCGGTGAAAAAGGCCGGGAGTTTGCTGGGAAAAAATGTGGTGGTGGTTGGCGCGGGAACCATCGGCCTGTGCACCATCATGTGCAGCCAAGGCTGCTGGCGCGGCCCAGGTCATCGCCCTGGAAATGTCAGGAGCGCGCAAGGCTAAGGCTCTGGAGGTAGGGGCGAGCCATGTGCTTGACCCCAATGAATGCGACGCTCTGGCAGAGGTGCGACGGCTGACCGGCGGGCTTGGGGCGGACGTCAGTTTCGAATGCATTGGCAATAAACACACGGCCAAGCTCGCTATCGACCTCATTCGCAAGGCCGGCACGTGTGTGCTGGTGGGCATCTTCGAGGAGCCCAGCGAGTTCAATTTCTTCGAGCTGGTCGCCACCGAAAAACAGGTGCTGGGTGCGCTCGCCTACAACGGTGAGTTCGCCGATGTGATTGCCTTTATTGCTGATGGCCGGCTCGACATCACGCCGCTGGTAACCGGGCGTATTCAGCTGGAACAAATCGTCGGGCAGGGCTTTGAGGAATTGGTCAACAACAAGGAACACAACGTGAAAATTATCGTGTCACCCGCTCGAGTCTGAGGCCACCTGAAGCGTATGGCCACGAAAACATCCGTGAGGGGCCCACTCTGGACTACGCTTTGGCATTCAGGCTGGACGATCAGGTTCTTTCTGGGCTCTGAAGAAACCTGATCGTTCGCCAAGTACTACAGGGAGTTATCGCCATGACGTTTTTGCATTGCACGCAGCCCTCCTCACATCCCCGTTGGGCCAATAGCGATACTCTGCCGGGCAAGAAGACTCGGATACAGCGCGATAAGGGCATTCTCGCCCGTGTCGGCATCCTGAGTATTTTTTCGCTCAGTCTGTTACCCACTCCGGCCATTTCAGCTACCACCACTGCAACCTTCACCGTTTCCGCAAGCATTGTGGCCGGCTGCGGGATCACCGCCTCTCCTTTGGCTTTCGGCGCCTATACAGGTGTGCAAGCCGATGCCGAGTCCAGCCTCTCGGTCAACTGCACCAACACGACGGCCTATAGTGTCGGCCTCGGTGCCGGGACGAGCGGCGGCACCGCGACAGCCCGGCAGATGTCTGGCACTCCCGCAGGCATCCTGTTTTATGCGCTGTACTCTGACGTCACACGGGCGATCAATTGGGGCGACACCGGTGGCACCGGTCTCATTACTGGAACCGGCAGTGGCGCCGTTCAGGTCATCCCGGTCTATGGTCGGGTGGTGGCGGGGCAGCTTAGTCCGCCGGGTACCTATGCCGACACCATGACAGCCACCGTCACTTTTTGACCTTAAAGACCGTGGTCAAGCACGGTTCTTTCCTTCAGAAATCCTGCCGATACCCTCATACAGACGAGAAATGCCCCTTCGTCGCAAAGGTGCGGATTTGACGTGTTGTTTCCCCCTTGGATGCTAACCTCAGCCTGCGAATAACCCCTTAAAGGGAATGGGAATTTGAACGGGCTTGGGGTTTTGGCAATTATGAGCACGATGCTCAGTGCGACAGCGTTGGCGGCGCAGCTTCAGGTTGAGGTCCGGGTCAATGTGCAGCGCGGTTGCCAGTTGGTTGGCCAACAACGTGAGGCGGGGATCGAGCAATTGGGCGTCCTCGACTTCGGCACCACCGCCCGCCTGGTCGATCCGTCAGGGCCATTGAGTGCAGCACTGCTTGACGCACGTGTGCCCCGCCTGGAATGCAATCCTGATACCCCTTACCAATTACAGGTCGACGGTGGCCTGCATGGCGGCGTCGGCGAGGTTCGCTATCTGGCGGGCAGTACAGAGCACAGCAAACCCATTCCTTATCGCCTCTATCAAGACGCCGCACGGCAGATTCCGCTGCCGGTAAATGTGCTCTTGAGTGGGCGGGTGCCGGATTCAGGTACGGTGGATTTGCCTCTGTATGCCCGTATCGAACGGCTGGCCGAGATCCCCCGCGTCAGTCGTTACTCCGATCTCTTGAAAGTGACCGTGAGCTGGTAGCAATGGATTGAGTGATACCTGCCCAAGGAACGTCGTTCGCATGCGGACGGCCAATGTTTGAATCCTGATGGAACTCGGATGGGTGCAAGACGATGAAGAGTTGGTGGTGATGACCCTTGGCACAGTTTTACTACTGGCCGAGGAGGCGCAAGCGGCGATCAGCGGTCAAATTGATGCGCGGCTGATCATCATCGCCAGTTGTGCAGTGACCAATGACATTACCAATATCGTCGGCAGTCCGGTCGGTGATTTCGGCCTGTTGGATTTCGGCTCGCAAGGTCCTGCCTGGACCGACCCGATCAACGCCAACCCGAGTGATGCCGGCAACGGCACGCTGGAAGTCTCCTGCAACCCTTCAGTCACCGGTTTCACCGTGACCATCAATGGAGGCATCCATGGCGACGGCACCATTCGGGGCCTGAGCAATGGTACCCAGACCATCCCTTATCGATTGTTCCTCGATGCTTGCGGTGGCGACAGCCCGAAGTCCAGCGTACCGAAGTTCACCCCGCTGGCTCCGCCGGCACTGACTTTCTAGTGCAATGGAGTCCTGCCGCGCTGATCCTGATCGGCGCGACTGGTTTGCCTCTGCCGCTGGCGGCGGGGACCAGTCAGAGTTTTCAGGTCAGCGCGACAGTGACCGCGGCATGTCTGGTGATAGGCGGGGTTTCCACTTATGGCAACCTCGATTTCGGCACTCAATCAGCGCTGGCGACCAATATTGTGCAGGTGCAGTTGAGCGACGGCGTGCAGTTGCAATGCACGCCGGGCGTGAGCCTGAACATGAGCGTCGATGGCGGCCAGTACAACAGTAACGGGCGGCACCTGCAGCTTGATGACGGCAGTGCCCGTATTCCCTATCAATTATTCAGTGACGCGGCCTTCAGTGAGAGCTTGGGCATCGGTCAGAGCGTGGCCGTGGCCTACAGCGATGCGGACAACATCCGATTGCCTGTTTACGCACAAATGCAGTTACCGGGTGATCAGCCCGGAGGAATTTATAGCGACGTGCTGCAGGTGCAGCTGTCGTGGTAGCTCGGTAGTTCGGGCATAAGGAGTAG
The Pseudomonas lini DNA segment above includes these coding regions:
- a CDS encoding spore coat U domain-containing protein, with translation MNGLGVLAIMSTMLSATALAAQLQVEVRVNVQRGCQLVGQQREAGIEQLGVLDFGTTARLVDPSGPLSAALLDARVPRLECNPDTPYQLQVDGGLHGGVGEVRYLAGSTEHSKPIPYRLYQDAARQIPLPVNVLLSGRVPDSGTVDLPLYARIERLAEIPRVSRYSDLLKVTVSW
- a CDS encoding spore coat U domain-containing protein, coding for MQWSPAALILIGATGLPLPLAAGTSQSFQVSATVTAACLVIGGVSTYGNLDFGTQSALATNIVQVQLSDGVQLQCTPGVSLNMSVDGGQYNSNGRHLQLDDGSARIPYQLFSDAAFSESLGIGQSVAVAYSDADNIRLPVYAQMQLPGDQPGGIYSDVLQVQLSW
- a CDS encoding spore coat protein U domain-containing protein, which encodes MELGWVQDDEELVVMTLGTVLLLAEEAQAAISGQIDARLIIIASCAVTNDITNIVGSPVGDFGLLDFGSQGPAWTDPINANPSDAGNGTLEVSCNPSVTGFTVTINGGIHGDGTIRGLSNGTQTIPYRLFLDACGGDSPKSSVPKFTPLAPPALTF
- a CDS encoding ATP-NAD kinase family protein, giving the protein MSRVPLTVGIIANPASGRDVRRLTANAGLFSSTDKVSVIQRLLAAFGATGVERVLMPTDMTGIAAAVLKNSHGRQARDSHWPTLEFLDLTLRQSVADTRQAARWMVERGVSLIAVLGGDGTHKAVAAEVGDIPLLTLSTGTNNAFPELREATSAGLAGGLFASGRIPPEIALRRNKRLLVQIANRDLCEVALVDVAVSSLPFIGARAISRGIDLAEVFVTFAEPQSIGISALCGLWFPVSRQAPNGAWMRLDPQSCEALLVPLAPGLLQGCGVLAAASLEPGVAHGLCLASGTLALDGEREIEFNAHDLPTVTLDAGGPLSIDVNAALAYAAQQRLLAIGREHPQHPLNLESQDTLENKNVDTADR
- a CDS encoding acetoin dehydrogenase dihydrolipoyllysine-residue acetyltransferase subunit produces the protein MSQIHTLTMPKWGLSMTEGRVDVWLKEEGQAIAKGDEVLDVETDKISSSVEAPFSGVLRRQIARQDETLAVGALLGIVVDGEASEAEIDAVIEQFQAAFVPGDGAEEDSGPKPQKVELDGRLIRYFERGGGGVPLVLVHGFGGDLNNWMFNHEALAAGRRVIALDLPGHGESTKQLARGDLDELSGVLLALLDHLEVPVAHLVGHSMGGAVALNTARLAPHRVRSMSLIGSAGLGAEINGEYLQGFVDAASRNALKPQLVQLFSDPELVNRQMLEDMLKYKRLEGVDAALRQLVSGLFNEGRQQFDLRGVVQENRQPTLLIWGSDDAIIPAAHSVGLTAQIEILPGQAHMVQMEAAEQVNQLILDFVQQH
- a CDS encoding thiamine pyrophosphate-dependent dehydrogenase E1 component subunit alpha, translated to MSTQLTADQLLHAYRVMRTIRVFEERLHVEFATGEIPGFVHLYAGEEASAAGVMAHLGDDDCIASNHRGHGHCIAKGVDVYGMMAEIYGKKTGVCQGKGGSMHIADFEKGMLGANGIVGAGAPLVVGAALAARLKGTDSVAVVFFGDGGSNEGAVFEAMNMASVWNLPCLFIAENNGYAEATASNWSVACDHIADRAAGFGMPGVTVDGFDFFAVHEAAGAAVERARAGEGPSLIEVKLTRYYGHFEGDAQTYRAPDEVKYFREHNDCLMQFRERTTRTGLIDASQLDQIDSEVDLLIENAVRKAKSDPKPSAADLLTDVYVSYP
- a CDS encoding spore coat U domain-containing protein — its product is MTFLHCTQPSSHPRWANSDTLPGKKTRIQRDKGILARVGILSIFSLSLLPTPAISATTTATFTVSASIVAGCGITASPLAFGAYTGVQADAESSLSVNCTNTTAYSVGLGAGTSGGTATARQMSGTPAGILFYALYSDVTRAINWGDTGGTGLITGTGSGAVQVIPVYGRVVAGQLSPPGTYADTMTATVTF
- a CDS encoding alpha-ketoacid dehydrogenase subunit beta, producing the protein MARKISYQQAINEALAQEMRRDPSVFIMGEDVAGGAGAPGENDAWGGVLGVTKGLYHQFPGRVLDTPLSELGYVGAAVGAATCGVRPVCELMFVDFAGCCLDQILNQAAKFRYMFGGKASTPLVIRTMVGAGLRAAAQHSQMLTSLWTHIPGLKVVCPSSPYDAKGLLIQAIRDNDPVIFCEHKLLYSMQGEVPEELYTIPFGEANFLRDGKDVTLVSYGRTVNTAMDAARSLAGRGVDCEVIDLRTTSPLDEDSILESVEKTGRLVVIDEANPRCSMATDISALVAQKAFASLKAPIEMVTAPHTPVPFSDALEDLYIPDAAKIENAVLKLIEWSKRS